One Deltaproteobacteria bacterium genomic region harbors:
- a CDS encoding methionyl-tRNA formyltransferase has translation MAETEKKLSVVFMGTPDFAAASLKHLIAWGQCDIVGVYSQPDRPCGRGQVCTPPPVKVAALEASLPVFQPVNFKDGADVAQLAALAPDLLLVAAYGLILPQAVLDIPRLGAINVHASLLPEYRGAAPIQRAIMDGRHVTGITIMRMEAGLDTGDILLQRSLAIGIDDTAQSLHDDLADMGGRLLVAALEKMTQGGLVRIPQDHARATYAAKLSKEDGRIDWNQPVLTVHNRIRGLFPWPGSWFDWNGLPGKTLRLTVHPGRIAGELPQNVRPGDIVGVDGDMVLVACADKLYAVPTIKPAGGKPLTGREFYCGYLSRCSGEHLAAHDPTCSGE, from the coding sequence ATGGGCACGCCGGACTTCGCGGCTGCGTCCCTCAAACACCTTATCGCCTGGGGACAGTGCGATATCGTTGGCGTTTATTCCCAGCCCGACCGCCCCTGCGGCCGGGGACAGGTCTGCACCCCGCCCCCGGTCAAGGTCGCGGCGCTGGAAGCCAGCCTGCCCGTCTTTCAGCCCGTCAACTTCAAGGACGGGGCCGATGTGGCCCAACTGGCCGCATTGGCCCCGGACCTGTTGCTCGTGGCGGCCTACGGCCTCATTCTGCCACAAGCCGTTCTGGACATCCCACGTCTTGGGGCCATCAACGTCCATGCCTCGCTGTTGCCCGAATACCGGGGCGCGGCGCCCATCCAGCGGGCCATCATGGACGGTCGTCATGTCACCGGCATCACCATCATGCGCATGGAGGCCGGCCTGGACACGGGCGACATCCTGCTTCAACGCAGTCTGGCCATCGGCATCGACGACACGGCGCAATCGCTGCACGACGACCTGGCCGACATGGGCGGGCGTCTGCTGGTCGCGGCCCTGGAAAAAATGACCCAGGGAGGCTTGGTGCGCATTCCCCAGGATCACGCCCGCGCCACCTACGCGGCCAAATTGTCCAAGGAGGACGGCCGCATCGACTGGAACCAACCCGTCCTGACCGTGCACAACCGCATCCGTGGTCTTTTCCCCTGGCCCGGTTCCTGGTTCGACTGGAACGGCCTGCCCGGAAAAACCCTGCGCCTGACCGTGCATCCCGGCCGCATCGCCGGCGAGCTTCCCCAAAACGTCCGCCCCGGCGACATCGTCGGCGTGGACGGCGACATGGTCCTTGTCGCCTGCGCGGACAAACTCTACGCCGTGCCGACCATCAAGCCCGCCGGGGGCAAGCCTCTCACGGGGCGGGAATTTTATTGCGGGTATTTGAGCCGGTGTTCCGGGGAGCATCTCGCGGCACACGACCCCACCTGTTCCGGAGAATAA